A stretch of DNA from Sphingomonas ginkgonis:
TCGCGACCGCGTCGTCGGCGGGCGCGGCGGTGCCTTCCGGTTCCGCCTCGACCGGCCTCGCCGGCTCGCGCGAGCGCTCGGGACGATCGCGCCGCTCGGAACGGTCGCGCCGCTCGGGGCGGCGGCTTGCCGGGCGTTCCGGCGCGGCACGGGGTTCCGGCTCGGCGGCCGTCGGCTCCGGCTCGGCGCGCGGGATCTTCATGCCCGTCAGCTTCTCGATTGCCGCGACCTGCTCGGCCTCGTCGGGCGCGGCCAGCGTGATCGCGATACCGGTCGCCCCCGCCCGGCCGGTGCGGCCGATCCGGTGGACATAGTCATCGGGCTGCCACGGCACGTCGACGTTGAAGACGTGGCTGACGCCCTTGATGTCGAGACCGCGCGCGGCGACGTCGCTGGCGACGAGGATGTTGATCTCGTCCTGCTTGAACCGGTCGAGCTCGGCGAGCCGGTCCGACTGCTCCATGTCGCCATGGATCTGGCCGACGCGGAAGCCGTGCCGCTTCAGGCTGGAGGCAAGATCGCGCACGGTCGTCTTCCGGTTGCAGAAGATGATCGCGGTCCGGACGTCCTCGCCACGCAGCAGTTCGCGCAGCCGGTCGCGCTTCTTGTCAGCGCGGACCGGGACGAGGCGCTGCTCGATGTTGGTGTTGGCGGTGGCCGGGCGCGCGACCTCGACCCGCTTGGGATCCGAGAGGAACTTGGCGGCGAGCTTCTGGATCGGCGGCGGCATGGTCGCCGAGAAGAGCAGGGTCTGCCGGTTCTTCGGGAGCTTGGAGGCGATTTCCTCGATGTCGGGGATGAACCCCATGTCGAGCATGCGGTCGGCCTCGTCGATCACCAGCAGGTCGCAGCCGGTGAGCAGGATCTTGCCGCGCTGGAACAGGTCCATCAGCCGGCCGGGCGTGGCAATGAGGACGTCGACGCCCTTCTCCAGCGCCTTGACCTGGTCACCCATCTGCACGCCGCCGATCAGCAGGGCCATGGAGAGCTTGTGGTATTTGCCGTATTTCTCGAAATTTTCGGCCACCTGCGCGGCGAGCTCGCGGGTCGGCTCGAGAATCAATGAGCGCGGCATCCGGGCGCGGCTGCGCCCATGGCCGAGGATGTCGATCATCGGCAGCACGAAGGCGGCGGTCTTGCCGGTCCCGGTCTGGGCGATGCCGACCAGGTCCTTCCCCATCAGGACCGAGGGGATCGCCGCCCGCTGAATCGGCGTGGGATCGTTGTAGCCGCTGTCAGTAACGGCGCGAAGCAACTCGTCGGAAAGGCCGAGATCGGCAAAGCTCATGAAAAATCCGGAAAAAAGGCGCGGGCACCGGTGCTCCGCGGCCGGGTTCCGGCCCTGCCGCGCGCGCCCGCAAAAGTCAAGAAACGGGATCCCCTAGCGGACGAGGCGGGGGACGATCTGGTGGAACGCCTCGATCCGGCAGGATCCGCCCATGCGGCTGCGGATCTCGTCCACCCCGGCGCAGATGCGGCCGCCCTCCGGCTGGACATAGAAGCCGCCGTAGAAATCGAGCCCGTCGCAATCCTCGTC
This window harbors:
- a CDS encoding DEAD/DEAH box helicase; its protein translation is MSFADLGLSDELLRAVTDSGYNDPTPIQRAAIPSVLMGKDLVGIAQTGTGKTAAFVLPMIDILGHGRSRARMPRSLILEPTRELAAQVAENFEKYGKYHKLSMALLIGGVQMGDQVKALEKGVDVLIATPGRLMDLFQRGKILLTGCDLLVIDEADRMLDMGFIPDIEEIASKLPKNRQTLLFSATMPPPIQKLAAKFLSDPKRVEVARPATANTNIEQRLVPVRADKKRDRLRELLRGEDVRTAIIFCNRKTTVRDLASSLKRHGFRVGQIHGDMEQSDRLAELDRFKQDEINILVASDVAARGLDIKGVSHVFNVDVPWQPDDYVHRIGRTGRAGATGIAITLAAPDEAEQVAAIEKLTGMKIPRAEPEPTAAEPEPRAAPERPASRRPERRDRSERRDRPERSREPARPVEAEPEGTAAPADDAVASWNGPLPSFLSVSAV